The window CTGCAGCCCACTGTATAACTACATCATTGTCAGTCCCAGCCAGTCCCCAGTCAATCCCAGCCAGTCCCCAGTCAGTCCCAGCCAGTCcccagtcagtcccagtcagtccccAGTCAATCCCAGCCAGTCcccagtcagtcccagtcagtccccAGTCAATCCCAGCCAGTCCCCAGAtcagtcccagtcagtcccagtcaATTCCAGCCAGTCcccagtcagtcccagtcagtcccagccagtcccagccagtccccagtcagtcccagtcagtcccagcCAGTCCCAGTCAATCCCAGCCAGTCcccagtcagtcccagtcagtcccagtcagtcccagtcaAGTCCCAGCCAGTCCCAGCCAGTCcccagtcagtcccagtcagtcccagcCAGTCCCAGTCAATCCCAGCCAGTCcccagtcagtcccagtcagtcccagtcagtctcccagtcccagccagtcccagtcagtcccagcCAATCCCCAGCCGGCCTCcccagtcagtcccagtcagtccccCAGTCCAGGGCAGTCCCAGTCAATCCCAGCCAGTCcccagtcagtcccagtcagtcccagtcagtcTCGGCCAGTCCCAgccagtcccagtcagtcccagcCAATCCATGCCAGCCAGGGCCTGCCGCGgtcagtcccagtcagtcccagtcccagtcagtcccagtcagtcccagcCAGTCCAGgtcagtcccagtcagtccccAATCAGTCCCGgccagtcccagtcagtcccagccagtcccagtcagtcccagcCAGTCCAGgccagtcccagtcagtcccagtcagtcccagtcagtccccAATCAGTCCCGgccagtcccagtcagtcccagtcagtcccagtcagtcccagcCAGTCCAGgccagtcccagtcagtcccagtcagtcccagcCAGTCCCAGgccagtcccagtcagtccccagtcccagtcagtcccCAATCAGTCCCGgccagtcccagtcagtcccagtcagtcccagtcagtcccagcCAGTCCAGgccagtcccagtcagtcccagtcagtccccAATCAGTCCCGgccagtcccagtcagtcccagtcagtcccagtcagtcccagcCAGTCCAGgccagtcccagtcagtcccagtcagtcccagtcagtcccagcCAGTCCAGGCCAGTCCCAGTCAGTTCCCAGTCGGTCCCAGTCAGTCCCAGCCAGTCCCGGCCAGTCCCGgccagtcccagtcagtcccagtcaATCCCAGCCAGTCCCAGCCAATCCCAGCCAGTCCCCAGTCAGTCCCAGCCAGTCCCCAGTCAGTCCTAGCCAGTCCCCAGTCAATCCCAGCCCCACCACTATGATCTGTGACTCTTGTTGACCGCTCTTTCCCTGGGCCCCGATCTCACAGCACTGCAGCCCACTGTATAACCACATCAATGTCATTTATACTGTAAATAAGATATGTTTTTATGGAAATGGAACTCCTGGTAATCTTTAATGTGATGTTTTATGCAAAAACAAAATAAATGGACctgttttttttgtttctttgttgttttcctcgtcttttatttttatttatttttttgcttgtTGTATGTAATGTCATAATAATTCTGATCTGAAATCAGtcccaaggtgtctacagtaCTCTATAACCCTGTTTTATGAAAATGCGACTGTTTACATCTATCTTTAGGAATTTCATAATAAATGGTTCAAACGAGACGATATCTTTCAGTGTTTTTAATTCCGTTTTAACGATATTTGGTGTTAGAAATACAGAGACCAGAGTCCAGCTGAGCTTTAGCGCTAGAAACATTAAACACTCTGGTAGTTTCACTATAGAAGATCACTCAGGTTTCACTGTTGGTAATGAGATATCCATAGATGAACAGACATCAtctgacatcctctgacatcatctagtctacaggagtatggactgacatcctctgacatcatctagtctactaacaggattATGGgcagacatcctctgacatcatctagtctactaacaggattatggacagacatcctctgacatcatctagtctactaacaggaatatggacagacatcctctgacatcatctagtctactaacaggattatggacagacatcctctgacatcatctagtctactaacaggattatggacagacatcctctgacatcatctagtctactaacaggagtatggacagacatcctctgacatcatctagtctactaacaggagtatggacagacatcctctgacatcatctagtctactaacaggagcatggacagacatcctctgacatcatctgacatcatctagtctactaacaggattatggacagacatcctctgacatcatctagtctactaacaggagtatggactgacatcatctgacatcctctagtctactaacaggagtatggactgacatcatctgacatcatctagtctactaacaggagtatggacagacatcctctgacatcatctagtctactaacaggagtatggacagacatcctctgacatcatctagtctactaacaggagcatggacagacatcctctgacatcatctgacatcatctagtctactaacaggattatggacagacatcctctgacatcatctagtctactaacaggagtatggacagacatcctctgacatTATCTAGTCTACGaacaggagtatggacagacatcatctgacatcttctgacatcatctagtctactaacaggagtatggactgacatcatctgacatcctctgacattatctagtctactaacaggattatggacagacatcctctgacatTATCTAGTCTACGaacaggagtatggacagacATCATCTGACATCCTATGACATCATCTcgtctactaacaggagtatggactgacatcatctgacatcctctgacatcatctagtctactaacaggagtatggactgacatcatctgacatcctctgacatcatctagtctactaacaggagtatggacagacatcatctgacatcctctgacattatctagtctactaacaggagtatggacagacatcctctgacatcatctagtctactaacaggagtatggactgacatcctctgacatcatctagtctactaacaggagtatggacagacatcctctgacatcatctagtctactaacaggagtatggactgacatcatctgacatcatcttgtctactaacaggagtatggacagacatcctctgacatTATCTAGTCTACGaacaggagtatggacagacATCATCTGACATCCTATGACATCATCTcgtctactaacaggagtatggactgacatcatctgacatcctctgacatcatctagtctactaacaggagtatggactgacatcatctgacatcatctagtctactaacaggagtatggactgacatcatctgacatcctctgacatcatctagtctactaacaggagtatggactgacatcatctgacatcatctagtctactaacaggagtatggactgacatcatctgacatcctctgacatcatctagtctactaacaggagtatggacagacatcctctgacatcatctagtctactaacaggagtatggactgacatcatctgacatcatcttgtctactaacaggagtatggacagacatcctctgacatTATCTAGTCTACGaacaggagtatggacagacATCATCTGACATCCTATGACATCATCTcgtctactaacaggagtatggactgacatcatctgacatcctctgacattatctagtctactaacaggagtatggacagacatcatctgacatcctctgacattatctagtctactaacaggagtatggacagacatcctctgacatcatctagtctacaaacaggagtatggactgacatcctctgacatcatctagtctactaacaggagtatggactgacatcatctgacatcatcttgtctactaacaggagtatggacagacatcctctgacatTATCTAGTCTACGaacaggagtatggacagacATCATCTGACATCCTATGACATCATCTcgtctactaacaggagtatggactgacatcatctgacatcctctgacatcatctagtctactaacaggagtatggacagacatcctctgacatcatctgacatcatctagtctactaacaggagtatggactgacatcatctgacatcatctagtctactaacaggagtatggactgacatcatctgacatcctctgacatcatctagtctactaacaggagtaaggacagacatcatctgacatcctctgacattatctagtctactaacaggattatggacagacatcctctgacatcatctagtctactaacaggagtatggactgacatcatctgacatcatctagtctactaacaggagtatggacagacatcctctgacatTATCTAGTCTACGAACAGGAGTAtggactgacatcatctgacatcaTCTCGTCTACTAACAGGATTAtggactgacatcatctgacatcctctgacatcatctcgTCTACTAACAAGAGTAtggactgacatcatctgacatcctctgacatcatctcgTCTACTAACAAGAGTAtggactgacatcatctgacatcctctgacatcatctcgTCTACTAACAAGAGTAtggactgacatcatctgacatcctctgacatcatctagtctactaacaggagtatggactgacatcatctgacatcatctagtctactaacaggagtatggactgacatcatctgacatcctctgacatcatctagtctactaacaggattATGGAaagacatcctctgacatcatctagtctactaacaggagtatggactgacatcatctgacatcctctgacatcatctagtctactaacaggattATGGAaagacatcctctgacatcatctagttTACTAACAAGAGTAtggactgacatcatctgacatcctctgacatcatctagtctactaacaggagtatggactgacatcatctgacatcatctagtctactaacaggagtatggactgacatcatctgacatcctctgacatcatctagtctactaacaggagtatggactgacatcatctgacatcaTCTCGTCTACTAACAGGATTAtggactgacatcatctgacatcctctgacatcatctagtctactaacaggagtatggactgacatcatctgacatcatctcgtctactaacaggagtatggacagacatcatctgacatcctctgacatcatctagtctactaacaggagtatggactgacatcatctgacatcaTCTCATCTACTAACAGGATTAtggactgacatcatctgacatcctctgacatcatctagtctactaacaggagtatggactgacatcatctgacatcctctgacatcatctagtctactaacaggagtatggacagacatcctctgacataatctgacatcatctagtctactaacaggagtatggactgacatcatctgacatcatctagtctactaacaggagtatggactgacatcatctgacatcctctgacatcatctagtctactaacaggattATGGACAGACAttctctgacatcatctagtctactaacaggagtatggacagacatcatctgacatcctctgacattatctagtctactaacaggattatggacagacatcctctgacatcatctagtctactaacaggagtatggactgacatcatctgacatcatctagtctactaacaggagtatggacagacatcctctaacattatctagtctacgaacaggagtatggacagacatcatctgacatcctctgacatcatctagtctactaacaggagtatggactgacatcatctgacatcatctagtctactaacaggagtatggactgacatcatctgacatcctctgacatcatcttgTCTACTAACCAGGAGTATGGACAGACATCATCTGACATCATCTGACAttatctagtctactaacaggagtatggactgacatcatctgacatccTCTGACATTATCTAGTCTACTAACCAGGAGTATGGACAGACATCATCTGACATCCTCTGACAttatctagtctactaacaggagtatggactgacatcatctgacatcatctagtctactaacaggattatggacagacatcctctgacatcatctagtctactaacaggagtatggactgacatcatctgacatcctctgacatcatctagtctactaacaggattatggacagacatcctctgacatcatctagtctactaacaggagtatggacagacatcatctgacatcctctgacattatctagtctactaacaggattatggacagacatcctctgacatcatctagtctactaacaggagtatggactgacatcatctgacatcatctagtctactaacaggagtatggacagacatcctctgacatTATCTAGTCTACGaacaggagtatggacagacatcatctgacatcctctgacatcatctagtctactaacaggagtatggactgacatcatctgacatcatctagtctactaacaggagtatggactgacatcatctgacatcctctgacatcatcttgTCTACTAACCAGGAGTATGGACAGACATCATCTGACATCATCTGACAtgatctagtctactaacaggagtatggactgacatcatctgacatccTCTGACATTATCTAGTCTACTAACCAGGAGTATGGACAGACATCATCTGACATCCTCTGACAttatctagtctactaacaggagtatggactgacatcatctgatatcatctgacatcatctagtctactaacaggattatggacagacatcctctgacatcatctagtctactaacaggagtatggacagacatcatctgacatcatctgacatcatctagtctactaacaggagtatggacagacatcatctgacatcatctgacatcatctagtctactaacaggagtatgaactgacatcatctgacatcatctagtctactaacaggagtatggacagacatcctctgacatcatctagtctactaacaggagcatggacagacatcctctgacatcatctgacatcatctagtctactaacaggattatggacagacatcctctgacatcatctagtctactaacaggagtatggacagacatcctctgacatcatctcgTCTACGAACAGGAGTAtggactgacatcatctgacatcatctagtctacgaACAGGAGTATGGGCAGACATCATCTGACATCCtatgacatcatctagtctactaacaggagtatggacagacatcatctgacatcatctgacatcatctagtctactaacaggagtatggacagacatcctctgacatcatctagtctactaacaggagtctggactgacatcatctgacatcctctgacatcatctagtctacaaacaggagtatggacagacatcatctgccatcctctgacatcatctagtttactaacaggagtatggacagacatcctctgacatcatctagtctactaacaggagtatggacagacatcctctgacatcatctagtctactaacaggagtttggacagacatcctctgacatcatctagtctactaacatGAGTATGGACAGACATCATCTGACCTactctgacatcatctagtctactaacaggagtatggactgacatcatctgacatcctctgacatcatctagtctacaaacaggagtatggacagacatcatctgccatcctctgacatcatctagtttactaacaggagtatggacagacatcctctgacatcatctagtctactaacaggagtatggacagacatcctctgacatcatctagtctactaacaggagtttggacagacatcctctgacatcatctagtctactaacatgagtatggacagacatcatctgacatcctctgacatcatctagtctactaacaggagtatggacagacatcctctgacatcatctagtctactaacaggagtatggacagacatcctctgacatcatctagtctactaacaggagtatggacagacatcctctgacatcatctagtctactaacaggagt is drawn from Oncorhynchus keta strain PuntledgeMale-10-30-2019 unplaced genomic scaffold, Oket_V2 Un_contig_4586_pilon_pilon, whole genome shotgun sequence and contains these coding sequences:
- the LOC127924835 gene encoding uncharacterized protein LOC127924835; this translates as MPSSPSSQSRPAPATPGQPLTNPATPGQPRANPGQSQSVPTSPSQSSPGQSQPGPANPVQPREVPANPCQPRPAAASPSQSQPIKASPGQSQSVPVSPGQSQSVPVSPRQSRPVPASPSQSQSVPASPRPVPVSPSQSRPVPASPSQSQSVPVSPQSVPASPSQSQPVPVSPSQSRPVPVSPSQSQSVPNQSRPVPVSPSQSQSVPASPGQSQSVPVSPSQSQASPSQSPVPVSPQSVPASPSQSQSVPVSPSQSRPVPVSPSQSPISPGQSQSVPVSPSQSQPVQASPSQSQSVPVSPSQSRPVPVSSQSVPVSPSQSRPVPASPSQSQSIPASPSQSQPVPSQSQPVPSQS